Proteins from a genomic interval of Acetobacterium woodii DSM 1030:
- a CDS encoding DegV family protein — MKPRIISDSSCDLPINFLEKDGIDFSIVPLKIIVGDHEFIDDESLNTKELIAAMKAHKTASSSACPSPEDFAVELRKNKESYVIAMTSGLSGTYNSARVAKNMVLEEDDSLKISLFDTLSTSPFMILVIMQLRDFIKAGTMDFETICQKLTSYQETLNLRFLLQDLSNLVKSGRMNRVAGIVASALSIMPIFRSDNNGEIQLVSKARGIKKALSNLANMVEEKVKTHPQFPVVITHCNNLSQAEILKDLLEKRFNLKEIYIFPMHGLTTYYSNDKGLLMAF, encoded by the coding sequence ATGAAACCACGAATTATCAGCGATAGCTCTTGTGATCTGCCTATAAATTTTTTAGAAAAGGACGGTATCGATTTTTCAATTGTTCCGTTAAAAATAATTGTTGGCGATCATGAGTTCATAGATGATGAAAGCCTCAATACAAAAGAGCTCATAGCCGCTATGAAAGCTCATAAAACAGCTTCATCTTCAGCTTGCCCATCACCCGAAGATTTTGCTGTCGAACTTCGAAAGAATAAAGAAAGCTATGTCATTGCCATGACCTCGGGCTTAAGTGGTACTTATAATAGTGCCCGGGTTGCCAAAAACATGGTCCTTGAAGAAGATGACAGTTTAAAAATCAGCCTATTTGATACCCTGTCCACATCGCCCTTTATGATCTTAGTGATCATGCAGCTTCGTGATTTTATTAAAGCTGGTACAATGGATTTCGAAACCATTTGTCAAAAACTTACCAGCTATCAAGAAACCTTGAACCTTCGTTTTCTGCTTCAGGATCTCTCCAACCTTGTTAAAAGTGGTCGCATGAATCGTGTTGCTGGTATTGTTGCTTCAGCCCTTTCGATTATGCCCATTTTTCGCTCCGATAATAATGGTGAAATCCAACTGGTATCAAAAGCAAGAGGTATTAAAAAAGCCCTTTCCAACCTTGCCAACATGGTTGAAGAAAAAGTTAAAACCCACCCTCAGTTTCCGGTGGTCATCACTCATTGTAATAACTTGAGTCAAGCTGAAATTCTCAAAGATCTTTTAGAAAAACGCTTTAATCTCAAAGAAATTTATATTTTTCCCATGCATGGCTTAACCACTTATTATTCAAATGATAAAGGTCTGTTAATGGCTTTTTAA
- a CDS encoding MGDG synthase family glycosyltransferase, translating to MLAPKRILILTCSHGSGHTMVAQTLKESFEAQGHHVSIEDLFDKTNPMLNRMIEKSYLLSYSIGSSFYERIYYDVEENAHKKFMYNLWHLTEKTLLKMIDEFKPDCIINTYAYTISSILKQDNYPNIKLFTVVTDFCIPKPWIHQDTDRYYVACENVEDTLISEGIPKEKILKTGIPIRDAFYNKENRLAIINKYQLDPTKTTLIIFAGTYGVLKNINELCQRTDTIDNLQTVVICGKNQNLRNELEAENFINTRIFGFVENIHEFYSIGDLMVTKPGGITLSEVVAKKIPVILYNPTPGQEGENASWFKQQGAAVVANNMSELYLAIDALKDNEIKRFSMKNCLSRIDNGHSTTLITEDVLKQLNSNNTFSYRTNSL from the coding sequence ATGTTAGCACCAAAACGAATATTAATTTTAACTTGTTCTCACGGGTCTGGCCATACGATGGTAGCCCAAACTCTTAAAGAGAGCTTTGAGGCCCAGGGTCATCATGTCTCTATTGAGGATTTGTTTGATAAAACCAATCCTATGCTTAATCGGATGATTGAAAAATCGTACCTGCTTTCTTATTCGATTGGAAGCAGTTTTTACGAACGCATCTATTATGACGTTGAAGAGAATGCACATAAAAAATTTATGTATAATTTGTGGCACTTAACTGAAAAAACCTTACTCAAAATGATTGATGAGTTTAAACCCGATTGTATTATCAACACCTATGCCTACACAATTTCATCGATTCTTAAACAAGATAACTATCCCAATATTAAACTGTTTACGGTAGTAACCGATTTTTGTATCCCCAAGCCATGGATTCATCAAGATACAGATCGTTATTATGTGGCTTGTGAAAATGTTGAAGATACCCTTATCAGCGAGGGCATTCCCAAAGAAAAGATCTTAAAAACTGGTATTCCGATTAGAGATGCTTTTTATAATAAAGAAAACCGCTTGGCTATTATAAATAAATACCAGTTAGATCCTACCAAAACTACACTGATCATTTTTGCCGGCACCTATGGTGTTCTTAAGAATATCAATGAACTCTGTCAACGCACCGATACGATTGATAATTTGCAAACTGTTGTCATTTGCGGAAAAAACCAAAATCTCCGTAATGAATTAGAAGCCGAAAATTTTATTAACACAAGAATATTCGGTTTCGTCGAAAACATTCATGAATTTTATTCGATTGGTGATTTAATGGTAACCAAACCGGGCGGAATAACACTCAGCGAAGTCGTCGCTAAAAAAATACCCGTTATTCTATATAATCCTACCCCCGGTCAAGAAGGTGAAAACGCTTCATGGTTTAAACAACAAGGCGCTGCTGTTGTGGCTAATAATATGTCCGAACTTTACCTTGCAATTGATGCCTTAAAAGACAATGAAATCAAACGTTTTTCAATGAAAAATTGCCTTAGCCGTATTGATAACGGTCATTCAACGACCCTGATTACCGAGGACGTATTAAAACAGTTAAATTCAAACAATACTTTTTCTTATCGGACAAACTCTTTATAA
- a CDS encoding PP2C family protein-serine/threonine phosphatase, giving the protein MDRSNNYEFLVALYDKQLEFAQNLQRKIIPAPGSFVSDYYHFFSYLKPFRKVGGDFYDFHFMDDDKICLLIADATGHGIDAAMITSMIKLSYSYTMKDRRINQSPSLILKQIESDISQQMDNTFFTAIALILDPRNQFLYFANAGHPNAILLKSNQQIELLKPNLPMLGLQQFMDSMHYFDMRIKFSKGDKLFLFTDGLIDAKNPDLEEFSIERVSAIIKQNANLPINSIGNNIVDACHNFKRNQPPSDDICILGIEVDE; this is encoded by the coding sequence TTGGATCGATCAAATAATTATGAATTTCTTGTAGCACTTTACGATAAACAACTCGAATTTGCGCAAAACCTGCAACGCAAAATTATTCCAGCCCCTGGCTCCTTTGTATCTGATTACTATCATTTTTTTAGTTATCTCAAACCTTTTCGGAAAGTCGGAGGCGATTTTTATGATTTTCACTTTATGGATGACGATAAAATTTGCCTCCTAATTGCCGATGCAACTGGTCATGGTATTGATGCCGCGATGATTACCAGTATGATCAAACTGAGTTATTCTTATACAATGAAAGATCGTCGGATTAATCAATCACCAAGTTTAATTCTTAAACAAATTGAATCGGATATCAGCCAACAAATGGATAACACCTTTTTCACGGCGATTGCACTGATTTTAGACCCCCGGAATCAGTTCTTATATTTTGCTAATGCCGGCCATCCTAATGCGATTCTTTTAAAATCGAACCAACAGATTGAGTTGCTTAAACCGAACCTTCCGATGTTAGGATTACAGCAATTTATGGATTCGATGCACTATTTTGACATGCGCATTAAGTTTTCCAAAGGTGATAAACTATTTCTCTTTACCGATGGTCTCATTGACGCAAAAAATCCTGATCTCGAAGAATTCTCGATTGAACGTGTTTCCGCCATCATCAAGCAAAATGCCAACTTGCCAATTAACTCAATCGGCAACAACATCGTCGACGCCTGTCACAACTTTAAACGAAATCAACCGCCATCAGATGATATTTGTATTTTGGGGATCGAGGTTGACGAGTAA
- a CDS encoding TIGR01212 family radical SAM protein (This family includes YhcC from E. coli K-12, an uncharacterized radical SAM protein.), with product MTDNRYNIYSVWLKKRYGEKVYKLPISIPVTCPNRDGSKGIGGCIYCGEKGGGNESLSDQLSVSEQIKKNMAYIGKRYNAKKFIAYFQSFSNTYCELTDFESWVKEAIWPDVVEIAISTRPDCITDDQLKFLQMIKKEKNIEVTIELGLQSVNERTLKIIRRGHTLDDYLKTMERIKEAELLSCTHMILDLPWDQEDDVVNAAKILSEKGTDFVKCHSLYVEKNTILKKWYDEKKLVLLSKEDYILRAILFLEHLDPNIVIERLIGRTPKEDSVITNWNTSWWKIKDELDAQMKQENNYQGRKFLG from the coding sequence ATGACTGATAACCGTTACAACATTTATTCCGTTTGGCTTAAAAAAAGATATGGTGAAAAAGTATATAAACTACCGATCAGTATACCAGTGACTTGTCCTAATCGTGACGGATCAAAAGGTATTGGCGGTTGCATTTATTGTGGCGAAAAAGGCGGAGGAAATGAATCCTTGTCGGACCAGTTGTCGGTTTCTGAACAAATAAAAAAAAACATGGCTTATATTGGTAAACGTTATAATGCTAAAAAGTTTATCGCTTATTTTCAAAGCTTTTCTAACACCTATTGTGAATTAACTGATTTCGAAAGTTGGGTTAAAGAAGCGATCTGGCCGGATGTTGTGGAAATCGCGATTTCGACCCGGCCGGATTGTATTACCGATGACCAGCTGAAATTTCTCCAAATGATAAAAAAAGAAAAAAATATCGAAGTGACCATCGAATTAGGTTTACAGAGCGTCAATGAACGAACCCTTAAGATTATTAGACGTGGTCACACGTTGGATGATTATTTAAAAACGATGGAGCGGATCAAAGAAGCGGAGCTTTTATCCTGTACACATATGATCTTAGATTTACCTTGGGATCAGGAAGATGATGTTGTTAACGCGGCAAAAATTCTTTCTGAAAAGGGGACAGACTTTGTAAAATGTCATAGCTTGTATGTTGAAAAGAACACCATTTTAAAAAAATGGTACGACGAAAAAAAACTGGTGTTATTATCAAAAGAAGATTATATCTTACGGGCAATTTTGTTTTTGGAACATTTAGATCCGAACATTGTAATTGAGCGTCTTATTGGCCGAACGCCAAAAGAAGATAGTGTTATTACCAATTGGAACACCAGTTGGTGGAAAATCAAAGATGAGCTTGATGCTCAAATGAAGCAAGAAAATAACTACCAGGGACGTAAATTTCTGGGATGA
- a CDS encoding GTP pyrophosphokinase, whose amino-acid sequence MGTKYWQEFLIPYHQAVDEIVLKFTSLKEQYEKIGEYSPIESVYGRVKSVSSILEKIHNYGVDIESLEENIQDIAGVRIMCQFEADIYEVVELIKKRSDCDMEIIKVKDYLSEAKASGYKSYHLIIRYPVFSVAGNQTILVEIQIRTLAMNFWSIIEHSLNYKYKENIPETIKRRLVNAANAVNEVDREMSSIREEIQNAQRLFGLKSSSVTSIIDNIGYLYKLNQGEKASQYEKIFDDLFAQEDIIQLILLRKELESEVNKIEAEV is encoded by the coding sequence TTGGGAACAAAATATTGGCAAGAATTTCTTATTCCTTATCATCAGGCAGTTGATGAGATTGTATTAAAATTTACGAGTTTAAAAGAACAATACGAAAAAATTGGCGAATATTCACCGATTGAATCGGTTTATGGTCGCGTTAAAAGCGTCTCCAGCATATTGGAAAAAATCCATAACTATGGGGTTGATATTGAATCTTTGGAAGAAAACATCCAGGACATCGCCGGGGTTCGGATAATGTGTCAGTTTGAAGCAGATATCTATGAGGTCGTTGAGTTAATCAAAAAAAGATCTGATTGTGATATGGAAATCATTAAAGTAAAGGATTATCTCAGTGAAGCTAAAGCCAGTGGTTATAAAAGCTATCATCTAATTATTCGATACCCTGTTTTTAGCGTAGCGGGAAATCAGACGATTTTGGTAGAAATTCAAATTCGGACTTTGGCGATGAATTTTTGGTCTATCATTGAACATTCTTTAAATTATAAATATAAGGAAAATATTCCGGAAACGATTAAAAGACGGCTGGTTAATGCCGCAAATGCCGTCAATGAAGTTGATCGGGAGATGTCTTCGATTCGCGAAGAAATACAAAATGCGCAGCGTTTATTTGGTCTTAAATCAAGTTCGGTGACGAGCATTATTGATAATATCGGATATTTATATAAGTTGAATCAGGGCGAGAAAGCTTCTCAATATGAAAAGATTTTTGATGATTTATTTGCACAGGAAGATATTATTCAATTAATTCTGTTACGAAAAGAGCTGGAATCCGAAGTAAATAAGATTGAAGCTGAAGTTTAA
- a CDS encoding YebC/PmpR family DNA-binding transcriptional regulator, with protein sequence MSGHSKWSTIKHKKGKADAKRGQIFTKLAKYIAVASREGGSDPDMNAKLKEAIIKAKAANMPNDNIDRAIKKGAGELQGSVYEEITYEGYGPGGVAVIVETLTDNKNRTAGDVRHAFDKNGGNLGTSGCVGFLFTKKGQIFIEKNDDLDEESLMMVALDAGAEDIETADEGYEISTEPADFGSVCDALKENGYELVSAEIAMIPSTEVELTEAGDVKKMLKMIDMFDDNEDIQSVWHNWVGEEDE encoded by the coding sequence ATGTCTGGACATTCAAAATGGTCGACTATTAAACACAAAAAAGGAAAAGCAGATGCAAAACGAGGTCAAATATTTACCAAGTTAGCAAAATATATTGCTGTCGCATCCCGGGAGGGTGGCAGTGATCCCGATATGAATGCAAAACTGAAAGAGGCAATCATAAAAGCTAAAGCTGCAAATATGCCAAATGATAATATTGATCGGGCGATAAAAAAAGGTGCCGGTGAATTGCAGGGCAGCGTTTATGAAGAAATTACTTATGAAGGTTATGGCCCCGGGGGCGTCGCGGTGATTGTGGAAACATTAACTGACAATAAAAACAGAACAGCTGGGGATGTGCGACATGCATTTGATAAAAATGGCGGAAATCTCGGAACCAGTGGTTGCGTAGGTTTTCTGTTTACTAAAAAAGGACAAATCTTTATTGAAAAAAATGATGATTTAGATGAAGAATCGCTAATGATGGTGGCTTTGGATGCAGGTGCCGAGGATATTGAAACAGCCGATGAAGGTTATGAGATCAGTACTGAACCAGCAGATTTTGGTTCGGTTTGTGATGCCTTGAAAGAAAACGGTTATGAACTTGTTTCGGCTGAAATTGCCATGATACCATCGACTGAAGTTGAATTAACCGAAGCTGGTGATGTCAAAAAAATGTTAAAAATGATTGATATGTTTGATGATAATGAAGATATTCAGTCAGTTTGGCACAACTGGGTTGGTGAGGAAGATGAATAA
- a CDS encoding peptidoglycan-binding domain-containing protein: MNKKSFFKRTKDVFLYLILTVFLIFLTSSFVIEDVYSAADQLSMEEKGISDVFSIAIGVKPTNIVTNTGKTNGDEKTSEIKTDDGTTIVINEYSLGDTNDEILDYQQILYSLGFLISPPSNQLTEEVQTAIKTYQAMKGLDQTGKLDRSTIISLVAENVKFEKGDSGKVLQTYQQILVNQKYLAAESANGTFDDKTEAAVKSFQKDKGLNETGKIDAKTMKALDALRGN, from the coding sequence ATGAATAAAAAAAGCTTTTTTAAGCGAACCAAAGATGTTTTCCTGTATCTTATTTTAACTGTCTTTTTAATATTTTTGACATCTTCGTTTGTAATCGAAGATGTTTATTCGGCGGCAGATCAACTCTCAATGGAGGAAAAAGGAATTTCAGATGTGTTTTCCATTGCAATTGGTGTCAAACCGACAAATATAGTTACTAATACTGGAAAAACGAATGGTGATGAAAAAACGTCAGAAATAAAAACCGATGATGGAACGACGATTGTTATTAATGAATATAGTCTTGGTGATACCAATGATGAGATCCTTGATTATCAACAAATCTTGTATTCGTTAGGATTTTTAATTAGTCCGCCGTCAAATCAGTTAACTGAAGAAGTACAAACGGCAATAAAAACATATCAGGCCATGAAAGGTCTTGATCAGACAGGAAAATTGGATCGTTCAACAATTATTTCGTTGGTTGCTGAAAATGTTAAATTTGAAAAAGGCGATAGCGGCAAAGTTTTACAAACCTATCAACAAATTCTGGTTAATCAAAAATATCTGGCGGCGGAATCGGCGAATGGGACTTTTGATGACAAAACTGAAGCAGCGGTCAAGTCTTTCCAAAAAGATAAAGGCCTCAACGAAACCGGAAAAATCGACGCAAAAACAATGAAAGCTTTAGATGCATTAAGAGGAAATTGA
- a CDS encoding NAD(P)H-hydrate dehydratase, with product MILNNKAATYGGFIALKVYKKYLFDIMTKEESLFSPWEKRKEMKVVTPKEMAIMDRHAIANGTPAIELMERAGIACVKIIMKDLNEDAQIVILCGAGNNGGDGLVIGRLLNEAGFIVHLFLTEPETKLSEDSHVNLNRLKEKAIPIRYLIEESDFEDFFIILKRATHIIDAIFGTGLVDKDIPEKYHRIFDCVNAFEKEKIAIDIPSGLRGDIGLNIGNAIFADKTIMIQNYKTGCLLNDGPDYAGNIVVVDIGIDENSIPNEKYYTQESDLKFPEKRKKNTHKYDYGSVVIIAGSKGMSGAGILAIEGALKSGGGLVTCYVPQDIYMPVVARAPAEALIKTYDCNITFDDIKNDRKKVILVGPGIGRAKNYSFILEHLLEGSLPVVIDADGIHHLAVVGDALKESKTPVVITPHFAEFSKLIDVPREDILKDPIGYGQKFAMEYQVVVVLKGYRTMVFGTNGEIWFNSTGNPGMATGGSGDVLAGMIAGIAGQNVDLFEAARAGVYFHGKAGDYYADQFGESTLTAHSIITSLKHVLK from the coding sequence TTGATATTAAATAATAAAGCCGCCACTTATGGCGGCTTTATTGCGCTTAAGGTTTACAAAAAATATCTATTTGATATAATGACAAAAGAAGAAAGTTTATTTTCACCATGGGAAAAGAGGAAAGAAATGAAAGTTGTCACACCAAAAGAAATGGCGATTATGGATCGACATGCCATTGCCAATGGTACCCCGGCCATTGAACTGATGGAACGAGCCGGAATTGCTTGTGTAAAAATTATTATGAAAGATCTTAATGAAGATGCTCAGATTGTTATTCTGTGTGGTGCGGGTAATAACGGTGGAGATGGTTTGGTAATTGGTCGTTTATTAAATGAAGCGGGATTTATTGTACATTTGTTTTTAACGGAACCTGAAACAAAATTATCAGAAGATAGCCACGTTAATCTCAATCGACTAAAAGAAAAAGCCATTCCGATTCGTTATCTAATCGAAGAATCAGACTTTGAAGATTTTTTTATTATTTTAAAACGAGCAACTCATATTATTGATGCGATTTTTGGGACTGGTTTGGTAGACAAAGATATCCCTGAAAAATATCATCGTATTTTTGATTGCGTAAATGCATTTGAAAAAGAAAAAATCGCCATCGATATTCCGTCTGGTTTACGTGGTGATATTGGCCTGAATATTGGCAATGCAATTTTTGCCGATAAAACCATTATGATACAAAATTATAAAACAGGCTGTTTATTGAATGACGGCCCTGATTATGCGGGGAATATTGTCGTGGTTGATATTGGGATCGATGAAAATAGTATTCCCAATGAAAAATATTATACACAGGAAAGTGATCTGAAATTTCCTGAAAAACGAAAAAAGAATACCCATAAATATGATTATGGTTCAGTAGTTATTATTGCCGGTTCCAAGGGGATGAGCGGCGCTGGAATTTTAGCGATTGAAGGCGCTTTAAAAAGTGGCGGCGGGTTGGTTACTTGTTATGTTCCACAAGATATTTACATGCCAGTTGTAGCCAGAGCACCGGCAGAAGCTTTAATTAAAACCTACGATTGCAATATCACTTTTGACGACATCAAAAATGATCGAAAAAAAGTAATTCTGGTAGGGCCTGGGATTGGCCGGGCAAAGAATTATAGCTTTATTTTGGAACATTTACTGGAAGGGTCATTGCCGGTGGTGATTGATGCCGATGGGATTCATCATCTGGCCGTTGTTGGCGATGCCTTAAAAGAATCTAAAACACCGGTTGTGATTACCCCGCATTTTGCTGAATTTTCCAAGTTGATTGATGTGCCACGGGAAGATATTTTAAAAGATCCGATTGGATATGGGCAAAAGTTTGCAATGGAATATCAGGTCGTCGTTGTCCTTAAGGGGTATCGCACCATGGTGTTTGGGACAAATGGTGAAATCTGGTTTAATTCTACTGGAAATCCGGGTATGGCAACCGGTGGTAGTGGCGATGTATTAGCTGGGATGATTGCTGGAATAGCAGGGCAGAATGTCGATTTGTTTGAAGCTGCCAGAGCCGGTGTTTATTTTCATGGAAAAGCTGGGGATTATTATGCTGATCAATTTGGAGAGAGTACACTAACTGCCCACAGTATTATAACCTCGCTAAAACATGTTTTGAAATAA
- a CDS encoding cation diffusion facilitator family transporter — MIDLLIKKLIKNYKNTGNPQVRENYGKLASIMGIATNLFLFSIKITVGLIFNSISIIADAVNNLSDSGASLVTLVGFKLSGKPADQDHPYGHERMENIAGLVVSFIILFLGLQLIQSSIGKIVAPELPQFSSITIVVLIIAILVKVWQFWFYQKIAKTIDSMTLLATATDSRNDIMATSAVLIAAMITFITGFDLDGYMGVVVAIFIVFSGINLVKETISPLLGSAPSKDLIDNIYQKILSYEHIIGLHDLIVHSYGATKIYASVHCEVPAELNCLVSHSVIDQIERDFLKEMDIHLIIHMDPVVIDDKETNDLKKQVETVILSISPDIHMHDFRVVWGFNHANIIFDVAVSYDFPWSNAELIQMISDEIYKINDSYHAVITVDHSNYVPNENDFEC, encoded by the coding sequence ATGATCGATCTATTAATTAAAAAGTTGATTAAAAATTATAAAAACACCGGTAATCCACAGGTTCGTGAGAATTATGGAAAACTTGCCAGTATTATGGGAATTGCGACAAATTTGTTTCTTTTTAGCATTAAAATTACGGTTGGGTTGATATTTAACAGTATTTCGATTATCGCCGATGCAGTTAATAATCTTTCGGACTCAGGAGCTTCTTTAGTGACCCTTGTTGGCTTTAAATTATCGGGAAAACCAGCCGATCAGGATCATCCCTATGGTCATGAGCGGATGGAGAATATTGCTGGTTTGGTGGTTTCGTTTATTATTCTTTTTTTAGGATTACAGTTGATACAAAGTTCCATCGGAAAAATCGTAGCTCCGGAATTGCCGCAATTTAGTTCGATTACTATTGTTGTTTTAATAATCGCAATTTTAGTTAAGGTTTGGCAGTTTTGGTTTTATCAAAAAATTGCCAAAACGATTGATTCAATGACTCTTCTGGCAACAGCAACTGATAGCCGAAATGATATTATGGCGACGTCGGCAGTGTTAATTGCCGCAATGATAACCTTTATTACCGGTTTTGATTTGGATGGTTATATGGGTGTTGTTGTTGCGATTTTTATTGTTTTTAGTGGTATCAATTTGGTTAAGGAAACAATCAGTCCATTGCTGGGAAGCGCGCCATCAAAAGATTTGATCGATAATATTTATCAAAAGATATTAAGCTATGAGCATATTATTGGTCTTCATGATTTGATCGTACATAGTTATGGCGCCACCAAAATTTATGCTTCAGTTCATTGTGAAGTGCCAGCTGAACTTAATTGCTTGGTCAGTCACAGTGTCATCGACCAGATTGAACGGGATTTTCTTAAAGAAATGGACATCCATTTAATTATTCATATGGACCCGGTGGTTATTGATGACAAAGAAACAAACGATTTGAAAAAACAGGTTGAAACAGTTATTTTGTCGATTTCACCTGATATTCATATGCATGATTTTCGTGTCGTATGGGGATTTAATCATGCTAATATAATTTTTGATGTAGCCGTTTCTTATGACTTTCCGTGGAGTAATGCTGAATTAATTCAAATGATTTCGGATGAGATATATAAAATTAATGATTCTTACCATGCGGTGATAACGGTTGATCACAGCAATTATGTACCGAATGAGAACGATTTTGAATGTTAA
- the miaB gene encoding tRNA (N6-isopentenyl adenosine(37)-C2)-methylthiotransferase MiaB yields the protein MSTKKNSSKPNIVKTFHIKTFGCQMNENDSEKISGMLKALGYQEETDVNKAGLVILNTCSIRENADERVLGNIGAFKTVKKTNPDLILAVCGCMMQQPEIVNQIVTKYPQVDLIFGTHNLHQVPELLNNYQVNGNRLIEVWEDSDTIVEDLPVDRKYPFKGFVTIMNGCNNFCTYCIVPYTRGREVSRQPDKIFDEVNKLVDDGCIEITLLGQNVNSYGNDLGDAVNFAKLLRELNTIDKLKRIRFMTSHPKDLTDDVIDAIAECDKVCNYIHLPIQSGSTRILKAMNRKYTQENILDRVNKIREKIPGVAITTDIIVGFPGETEADFLETLKVIKRCQFDSAFTFLYSIRTGTPAATMADQIPDEVKHDRINRSLKVLHQISHDINQTYQDQIVEVLVEETSRNNAKRMTGRTRTGKLVNFPGNESDIGTEIMVKITEAKTFSLDGEKIGQEGIHGATHTDDDAISANS from the coding sequence ATGAGTACAAAAAAGAACAGCAGTAAACCGAATATTGTTAAAACATTTCATATAAAAACTTTCGGATGCCAAATGAATGAGAATGATTCAGAAAAAATTTCTGGAATGCTTAAAGCTCTGGGTTATCAGGAAGAAACAGATGTTAATAAAGCTGGCCTGGTTATTTTAAATACCTGTAGTATACGTGAGAATGCCGATGAACGCGTTTTGGGGAATATTGGTGCGTTTAAAACGGTAAAAAAAACAAATCCAGATTTAATCCTGGCAGTATGCGGTTGTATGATGCAACAACCAGAAATTGTCAATCAGATTGTCACAAAATATCCTCAGGTGGATTTAATTTTTGGAACGCATAATCTACATCAGGTTCCAGAACTGCTCAATAATTACCAAGTTAATGGGAATCGCCTGATTGAAGTATGGGAAGATTCGGATACGATTGTCGAAGATCTTCCGGTTGATCGTAAGTATCCGTTTAAAGGGTTTGTGACGATTATGAACGGCTGTAATAATTTTTGCACCTATTGTATCGTCCCTTATACCAGAGGGCGAGAAGTCAGTCGACAACCAGACAAAATTTTTGATGAGGTCAATAAACTGGTTGATGATGGCTGTATTGAAATAACGCTGTTAGGCCAAAATGTTAACTCCTATGGGAATGATCTTGGGGATGCGGTCAATTTTGCTAAACTATTAAGAGAATTAAATACCATTGATAAGCTCAAACGGATTCGCTTTATGACTTCCCATCCCAAAGATTTGACGGATGATGTGATTGACGCAATTGCCGAATGTGACAAGGTTTGCAATTATATCCATCTGCCGATTCAATCCGGAAGTACGCGTATTTTAAAAGCAATGAATCGCAAATATACGCAGGAGAACATTTTAGATCGAGTTAATAAGATCAGAGAAAAGATTCCCGGGGTAGCGATTACCACTGATATTATTGTTGGTTTTCCCGGAGAAACAGAAGCCGATTTTTTAGAAACATTAAAAGTTATCAAACGTTGTCAATTTGATTCAGCTTTTACTTTTTTATATTCGATTCGGACAGGTACTCCGGCGGCAACGATGGCCGATCAAATTCCCGATGAGGTTAAACACGATCGGATTAATCGAAGTTTAAAAGTACTTCATCAAATCAGCCATGATATTAATCAAACTTATCAGGATCAGATTGTCGAAGTATTAGTCGAAGAAACGAGTCGGAATAATGCCAAACGGATGACGGGACGAACCAGAACCGGCAAGCTGGTGAATTTTCCGGGAAATGAATCAGACATTGGAACTGAAATAATGGTGAAAATTACTGAGGCAAAAACCTTTAGTTTAGATGGTGAAAAAATTGGACAGGAGGGAATCCATGGCGCAACTCACACCGATGATGATGCAATATCTGCAAATTCATGA